The genome window GGAAGTGACGAGTGTTTTGTGTAACGAGAATCAGCCCTTCCGTATGCGCTGTAGCTGCGATTAAGGCATCTGTCGAACTCAACGTGATCCATTTGTGGCGGAATTCCTTGAAGAGTACGACTATTTCCTGAAAATGTTCCTATTCCGTTCGAAGGGTTGTGGCTGGATCGATACGCGAGGCGCGCCAGGCGGGGATGCCCGATGCGATGGTTGCTATGCAACCGAGCAGGGCGATTACGCTGAGATAGGTAAGCGGATCAAGTGGCGATATTTCGAATAGCATTGCGACGATTGCTTGCGTCACCACGGCTGCGCCTAACAATCCGATTGCAACACCGAAACCAGTGAGTGTGATTCCCTGGCGAACGATCATAGCAATGATCTCTCGTCGGGACGCGCCAAGAGCGGAGCGGACACCGATTTCGCGTGTGCGTTCTGCAACGCTGCCGGCAAGTACGCCATAGATGCCGGCGGCGGCGAGAATCAATGCTGCCAGAGCAAATGCTTGAAACAAAATCAAGGCGAAGCGTCGCTCTGCTACGGATTCCGCAAGTAAATCATCCATCGTTGCAACGCGAGTAATGGGTTGGTCCTTGTCCACTGACCAGATTGCCTGTCGAAATGCGGAAATCTGCGAAGACGAGACGTCCGCGCTACTTATAACCAGTGACATCGCATTGTCTGCAAAGGGCCACTGGGTTGCAGGAATGTATACAGCGGTTAATTGACTCACCGCTAATGACATTTGTTTTACGTCCGCGGCAACTCCAATGATCGTGTAAGGCGGACCGTCCATTGGTCCGATGCGCAAGCGTTGACCAATCGGATTGACGCGAGGAAATCTGAGCTTTGCAAGCGATTCACTGATCAGCGCAACGAACGGAGCCTCTGTGCGATCATTTTCGGCGAACGAACGGCCGCGGCGGATCGGAATGCGCATCGTTTCAATGTAGCCGGGACTGACCGCGTATCGAAAAGCACTGTAGGTTTGCGCCTGTTGTGATGGAGTCGCTTCAAAGTGGACTCCATATTCATCGAGATCGCCACTCAGCGGCAACTGGCTCGTGAGCGCCGCACTCGTGACTCCCGGAACGCGTTTCACTGAGTCTAACGTTTGCGCGAAAAACTGATCCGTCTCCGCGTCGCTTTCGAAACGTAGACCCGATGTTTGCACTTGCATTGTAAGTACACGCGAAGGATCGAATCCTATGTCAACAGCAAAGAGTCGTTCGAGACTTCGCCACAACAAGCCTGAGCACACAAGCAGCACTAGAGTGAGAGCGACTTCTCCCACAACCAGCGCATTGCGGGCGTGAGCGTGTTGGCCAGCAGCACGGCGCGAGTTCTGTTGGAGGTCTGCGTGAAAATCGTTTTGCGACGCATTCCGCGCCGGAATCAATCCGAAGGCAACGCCGTTTAATGTGGTGATACACAATGCAAAAAGGAACACAGTGCCATTGACGCCGATTGCGCCGACGCGCGGCAGATCTGCAGGGCTGAGCGCGATGAGTGCTCGCGTAGTGAGTATTGCAACAGCAATTCCGACAATCCCTCCCAACAACGCGAGGAGCAGTGACTCCGTGAACAATTGCCGGATCAATCGACCACGTCCCGCTCCCAATGCAGCGCGCATCGCGAATTCGCCGCGCCTTTGTTCGCTTCGCGCAAGCAGCAGGTTGGTCACATTCACACACGCGATCAGCAACACCAGAAGCGCCGCTTCAAGAATCGCAAGAAGCGCGGGTCTGGCTTCGTGCGTGATGTCCTTCTGCAACGAAGACACGACCAGTTTCACATTCTGTCCGTACGTAGCTGGCCGTTGTTCTGTCAGAACAGCGCGGCCAATCTGGTCGATTTCTTGCGTTGCTTGATCCATGGTGACTCCGGGCCGGAGTCGTCCGACTGTTCGCAGATGATGACCCCAAGCCCTTCCCTGCGACATGTCATATTGGAGCGGCGCCCACACCTCTGCGCTTGGAGAGAGCACATTTTCAAACTCATTTGGCATCACCCCAATGACAACATAGCTTTCGTCATCCAAAATAATTTCGCGGCCGATGATCGTGCGATCCCCACCGAAGCTCCGCAACCAGAGTGTGGAGCTAAGAATGATCACATTTGGTCCGCGGAGCCGGTCCTCTTCTGCGTGAAATTTTCTGCCAGCCGTGGGTGCGATACCCAGCACATCAAAATAGCTTGCGCTGATGCGCTGACCGTTGAAACGCTCTGGTTGTCCGTACCCTGTCATTGTTGGCTGCCACGGTTTGTAAACGGCAATCGATTCAAACGAGCGATTGCGGTCCAGCAGTCCGCGGTACATGCCGAACGTTCCCTCGTTGCGTGAGCCATCACTGTTTATTTCGGAAATTGTGGCGATTCGATTTGCATCCGGGTAGGGTAAAGGCTCAAACAGGATCGGGTTGACGGCTCCGAAAATCGCAGTGGTTGCGCCAACGCCGATCGCAATGGTGAGTACTGAGACTGCGGTGAAAACGGGCAGAGCTCGCAG of bacterium contains these proteins:
- a CDS encoding ABC transporter permease, whose translation is MSLSRQLARGFRRIINRTVVEQEISDEVKHYLDEATAAQIARGLLPEEAARKVRLEVGSHTNVRERVYDYGWENAIETLVADLGYACRQLRALPVFTAVSVLTIAIGVGATTAIFGAVNPILFEPLPYPDANRIATISEINSDGSRNEGTFGMYRGLLDRNRSFESIAVYKPWQPTMTGYGQPERFNGQRISASYFDVLGIAPTAGRKFHAEEDRLRGPNVIILSSTLWLRSFGGDRTIIGREIILDDESYVVIGVMPNEFENVLSPSAEVWAPLQYDMSQGRAWGHHLRTVGRLRPGVTMDQATQEIDQIGRAVLTEQRPATYGQNVKLVVSSLQKDITHEARPALLAILEAALLVLLIACVNVTNLLLARSEQRRGEFAMRAALGAGRGRLIRQLFTESLLLALLGGIVGIAVAILTTRALIALSPADLPRVGAIGVNGTVFLFALCITTLNGVAFGLIPARNASQNDFHADLQQNSRRAAGQHAHARNALVVGEVALTLVLLVCSGLLWRSLERLFAVDIGFDPSRVLTMQVQTSGLRFESDAETDQFFAQTLDSVKRVPGVTSAALTSQLPLSGDLDEYGVHFEATPSQQAQTYSAFRYAVSPGYIETMRIPIRRGRSFAENDRTEAPFVALISESLAKLRFPRVNPIGQRLRIGPMDGPPYTIIGVAADVKQMSLAVSQLTAVYIPATQWPFADNAMSLVISSADVSSSQISAFRQAIWSVDKDQPITRVATMDDLLAESVAERRFALILFQAFALAALILAAAGIYGVLAGSVAERTREIGVRSALGASRREIIAMIVRQGITLTGFGVAIGLLGAAVVTQAIVAMLFEISPLDPLTYLSVIALLGCIATIASGIPAWRASRIDPATTLRTE